The proteins below are encoded in one region of Flavobacterium sp. IMCC34852:
- the gldF gene encoding gliding motility-associated ABC transporter permease subunit GldF: MKSIALREIKSFFGSPIGYLVIAIFLLLNGLFLWVFDGEYNILQSGFADLSPFFTLAPWILIFLIPAVTMRSFSDEKKQGTIELLLTKPLSIWQIVNGKFLGSFLLIVIALVPTLVYVYVISSLGSPEGNIDMGSTMGSYFGLLFLVASYTAIGIFTSTLSENQIVAFLVSVFLCFLFYYGFEGVSNYASDFEDIVAKIGMDYHFKSMSRGVLDTRDILYFVSVAFLFLSFTVYKLKSLKS, translated from the coding sequence ATTGCCATTTTTCTGTTGCTCAACGGACTGTTCCTTTGGGTTTTTGATGGAGAATACAATATTTTACAAAGCGGGTTTGCCGATTTGAGTCCGTTTTTCACTTTAGCACCATGGATATTGATTTTCCTGATTCCGGCGGTGACCATGAGAAGTTTTTCGGATGAAAAAAAACAAGGTACTATTGAACTTTTGTTGACCAAACCATTATCGATTTGGCAAATCGTAAACGGAAAGTTTTTAGGTTCTTTTTTATTGATTGTAATCGCACTTGTTCCAACCTTGGTTTATGTTTACGTGATATCGAGTTTAGGTTCGCCCGAAGGCAACATCGACATGGGCAGCACCATGGGTTCCTATTTCGGGCTGTTATTTTTAGTGGCCTCTTACACCGCTATCGGCATCTTTACTTCTACCCTTTCCGAAAATCAAATCGTAGCATTCTTGGTTTCAGTTTTTTTGTGTTTTCTGTTTTATTACGGATTTGAAGGCGTTTCGAATTATGCCTCAGATTTTGAAGATATCGTAGCCAAAATCGGAATGGATTACCATTTCAAAAGCATGTCTCGAGGCGTTTTAGACACACGGGATATCTTGTACTTTGTGAGTGTAGCCTTTTTATTTTTATCGTTTACCGTGTATAAATTAAAATCCCTGAAATCGTAA